One segment of Phaeacidiphilus oryzae TH49 DNA contains the following:
- a CDS encoding non-oxidative hydroxyarylic acid decarboxylases subunit C: MPYDDLRGFLAALEKEGQLLRIPDQVLPEPDIAAAANAAARLGDNAPALWFDDVKGFGGPGAARIAMNVHGSWANHALALGLPKTTSTREQVEEFARRWDAFPVAPERRPDAPWAENSVSREDEGGVNLFDVLPLFRLNDGDGGFYLDKAAVVSRDPEDPDHFGKQNVGTYRIEVIGRDRLAFQPVPVHDIAIHLRKAEEAGEDLPIAITLGNEPVISIVAGMPMGYDQSEYEMAGALRGAPAPIATAPLTGFDVPWGSEVVIEGVIESRKRQIEGPFGEFTGHYSGGRRMPVVRVDRISYRTDPVFESLYLGMPWTEVDYLVGPNTCVPLLKQLRAEFPEVQAVNAMYTHGLLAIISTKQRYGGFAKAVGMRAMTTPHGLGYLKTVIVVDEDVDPFNLPQVMWAVSAKVNPAGDLVNIPNLHVVELDPSSSPAGVTNKLIIDATTPVSPDDRGNFATPTRDLPETAEWLTRLQTLLAAR, encoded by the coding sequence ATGCCCTACGACGATCTCCGCGGTTTCCTCGCCGCGCTGGAGAAGGAGGGCCAGCTCCTCCGGATCCCCGACCAGGTGCTGCCAGAACCGGACATCGCCGCCGCGGCCAACGCCGCCGCCCGGCTCGGCGACAACGCCCCGGCGCTGTGGTTCGACGACGTCAAGGGCTTCGGCGGCCCCGGCGCCGCGCGGATCGCGATGAACGTCCACGGCTCCTGGGCCAACCACGCCCTCGCCCTCGGCCTGCCCAAGACCACCTCCACCCGCGAGCAGGTGGAGGAGTTCGCCCGGCGCTGGGACGCCTTCCCGGTGGCCCCGGAGCGCCGCCCGGACGCGCCCTGGGCCGAGAACTCGGTCTCGCGGGAGGACGAGGGGGGCGTCAACCTCTTCGACGTCCTCCCGCTCTTCCGCCTCAACGACGGCGACGGCGGCTTCTACCTGGACAAGGCGGCGGTGGTCTCCCGCGACCCCGAGGACCCGGACCACTTCGGCAAGCAGAACGTCGGCACCTACCGGATCGAGGTGATCGGCCGCGACCGCCTCGCCTTCCAGCCGGTGCCGGTGCACGACATCGCCATCCACCTCCGCAAGGCCGAGGAGGCCGGCGAGGACCTGCCGATCGCGATCACCCTCGGCAACGAGCCGGTGATCTCCATCGTGGCCGGCATGCCGATGGGCTACGACCAGTCCGAGTACGAGATGGCGGGCGCGCTGCGCGGCGCGCCGGCGCCGATCGCCACCGCGCCGCTCACCGGCTTCGACGTGCCGTGGGGCTCGGAGGTGGTGATCGAGGGCGTGATCGAGTCGCGGAAGCGCCAGATCGAGGGCCCGTTCGGCGAGTTCACCGGCCACTACAGCGGCGGCCGGCGGATGCCGGTGGTCCGCGTGGACCGGATCTCGTACCGCACCGACCCGGTCTTCGAGTCGCTCTACCTGGGCATGCCCTGGACCGAGGTGGACTACCTGGTCGGCCCGAACACCTGCGTCCCGCTGCTGAAGCAGCTCCGGGCGGAGTTCCCGGAGGTGCAGGCGGTCAACGCGATGTACACCCACGGGCTGCTGGCGATCATCTCCACGAAGCAGCGGTACGGCGGCTTCGCCAAGGCGGTCGGCATGCGGGCGATGACCACCCCGCACGGGCTCGGCTACCTGAAGACGGTGATCGTGGTCGACGAGGACGTGGACCCGTTCAACCTGCCGCAGGTGATGTGGGCGGTGTCGGCGAAGGTGAACCCGGCGGGGGACCTCGTCAACATCCCCAACCTCCATGTGGTCGAGCTCGACCCGAGCTCCTCGCCGGCCGGCGTCACCAACAAGCTGATCATCGACGCCACGACGCC